From the Sesamum indicum cultivar Zhongzhi No. 13 unplaced genomic scaffold, S_indicum_v1.0 scaffold00344, whole genome shotgun sequence genome, one window contains:
- the LOC105180140 gene encoding selenium-binding protein 2-like, with translation MSFIFCFEPPIEFESTVSTCIPLELSQTQINLKRMSKNETLIYVTCIYTGTGREKPDYLATIDVDPSSSTYSKIIHRLPMPYVGDELHHSGWNACSSCHGDPSAARRYLVLPSLVSGRIYAIDTQKDPRAPTLHKVVEPNDIIGKTGLAYPHTAHCLASGDIMVSCLGDKDGKAEGNGFLLLDSDFNVKGRWEKPGHSPLFGYDFWYQPRHKTMISTSWGAPSAFTTGFNLQHVSDGLYGRHLHVYSWPEGELKQTLDLGNTGLIPLEIRFLHNPDKDSGYVGCALTSNMVRFFKKPDGSWGHEVSISVKPVKVQNWILPEMPGLITDFLISLDDRFLYLANWLHGDIRQYDIQDPTNPKLTGQIWVGGLFRKGSTTVAEAEDGTTYQADVPEVQGHQLRGGPQMIQLSLDGKRLYVTNSLFSAWDRQFYPELVDKGGHMLQIDVDTEKGGLAINPNFFVDFGSEPDGPSLAHEMRYPGGDCTSDIWI, from the exons ATGTCTTTCATATTTTGCTTTGAACCTCCAATAGAATTCGAGTCAACTGTAAGCACATGCATACCACTAGAACTGTCACAGACGCAGATTAACCTGAAAAGGATGAGTAAGAACG AAACTCTTATATATGTTACTTGTATTTATACAG GAACAGGAAGGGAGAAGCCAGATTACCTTGCCACCATCGATGTAGATCCTAGTTCATCGACGTATTCTAAAATCATCCACAGGCTGCCGATGCCTTATGTTGGGGATGAACTTCATCATTCTGGATGGAATGCCTGCAGCTCTTGCCATGGAGATCCATCGGCTGCACGTCGCTATCTTGTCCTGCCTTCACTAGT GTCCGGTCGTATATATGCAATTGATACTCAAAAGGACCCTAGAGCTCCAACTTTGCATAAAGTTGTAGAGCCCAATGATATCATAGGGAAGACGGGATTGGCATATCCACACACTGCCCACTGCCTCGCCTCTGGTGATATCATGGTGTCATGTCTTGGAGACAAAGATGGAAAAGCTGAAGGAAACGGATTTCTTCTGCTTGACTCAGATTTCAATGTGAAAGGAAG GTGGGAGAAACCAGGGCACAGCCCCCTTTTCGGGTATGATTTCTGGTACCAACCACGGCATAAGACGATGATCAGCACATCTTGGGGAGCCCCATCTGCTTTCACGACAGGTTTCAACCTTCAGCATGTTTCAGATGGTCTTTATGGGAGACATTTGCATGTTTATAGCTGGCCCGAGGGTGAGTTGAAACAGACATTGGATCTTGGGAATACTGGTCTCATACCGTtggag ATAAGATTCTTGCACAATCCAGATAAGGATAGTGGATATGTGGGGTGTGCACTAACAAGCAATATGGTAAGATTTTTCAAGAAGCCAGACGGATCATGGGGCCATGAG GTATCAATATCAGTGAAGCCTGTCAAGGTGCAGAATTGGATTCTGCCGGAGATGCCTGGGCTTATAACTGATTTCTTGATATCCCTGGATGACCGTTTCCTCTACTTGGCCAACTGGCTTCACGGTGATATTAGACAGTACGATATTCAGGATCCTACAAATCCTAAGCTGACCGGCCAAATATGGGTTGGAGGTTTGTTTCGAAAAGGGAGCACCACCGTTGCCGAGGCTGAAGATGGTACGACATACCAGGCTGACGTACCAGAAGTTCAG GGACATCAACTAAGAGGAGGGCCTCAGATGATACAGCTGAGTCTGGATGGAAAGCGGCTGTACGTTACAAATTCGCTCTTCAGCGCATGGGATCGTCAGTTTTATCCCGAGCTTGTGGATAAGGGTGGCCATATGTTGCAGATAGATGTTGATACGGAAAAAGGTGGTCTTGCAATCAACCCGAATTTCTTTGTGGACTTTGGATCCGAACCAGACGGACCCTCGTTGGCGCATGAGATGAGATATCCCGGTGGCGACTGCACTTCCGACATTTGGATTTAA